The Apus apus isolate bApuApu2 chromosome 14, bApuApu2.pri.cur, whole genome shotgun sequence nucleotide sequence TCAGGTGTTGTCGTTTGTAATCCCCACGCAGCTCCAGAGCGTGACACAGCGAGCACTTCACAGGCTCTTCCACACAAGGTATTGCACTTCTTATTTACAATTCTGACATTATTTTTCACTAGTATTTCTGGCCACTCTTGGTGACCTGCCACCATCAGAGCTCTCAGTGTTATCCTTAGATACTCCCTCTTCACTAGAGGTGCTTGTCCTGGATTACAGGTTCCCTTTACAGTTTGTCACGCTGTTGTCTTTCTATTCCTTGCTTATCGTTGAGAAGATGGTGCCCTGAAATATTGGAACATATTGACAAATACAGATAATGTGGCTCAGGAGCCTCCAGTGTAACAGATGTTGGTCACACTGGTGGGAGGTTGCACCCACGAGAGAATTACAACAGACTCTCTAGCAGCTGCAGGATGAGTTTAGACAGAGCCAGCCATCCCCGTCCTCTCCCTCAAATCCCATTAGTCTTAGTCCAGCAGCTGGGATGTCCAGGTGGCTCAAGGGGAAGCTGCACAGCTGCCAACCTGCAGCCTGCTGTATTAAGGTGAATTTTGTAGCTTGCAGGAATCTGCTTTAGGATCTGCTTCAGGAGCAATTTAAACACCTTTTCTCTGGGGGCAGCAACTGCTCTGGGACAGGCACTGCAGGTGGGTACATGTACAGCTGTGCCACTTGTGCTGCAGTGgctttgctgcctgctctgcagattCTCTGgtgcaggagagagcagcagaggagagctTGTCTGCAACAGACTCCCCACTGTGGTGAAATACACATCAACAGCTACTTCAAACTTGTAATGAAAGTCCAGCAAACTGATGTGTGACACAGAGAGCTGCAGTAAGTGAACATTGCTCTCCTAATCCGTGGCTTGTCTGAGCatctctctgccaggctgctgagAGTTGCTGCTCAGTCTGACACATCCCAAACAAGCCTGCATGCCAAACACTTGGGCTGCTTGCCTGGCAGGAGCTTGGACACGCTGGAACTAGTGGTGGCCATTGCTACCTCCTGCCATGCTTGTTTCCTAACAGCTGCTGTTAGTGCTACAGGTTTTTTAAGATTACCTGTTACTGGAGTTTGCTTTCATAGCAGCACATAGCAGTTGTCTTCTGGCAGAAAGCTTTGTGGCAGTGTCATATTTTGTAAGCACCAAGGGTGCTTTGTACTTGATTctgctgttggaaaaaaaatccaaaggacATGACAGTAATGGACGTGAATTTAGCTGGCATATTTAAAGGAGCATCtgtgggaagaagaggagaagccACTGGATGGATAAAACACTATTAATATTCAATCCATGCTGGCCTGGAAACCTAAAAGAGGTGTCTCCTTGCATATGGAAAGTATTTGCTGATCACCTCTGCGTGTACTTGACCTGTTAATCAGGATGCTGAGTATTAAATAGACCATCCCGTTTCTGTTCCAgaaactgtttgtttgttgtgctGCACATCACCTTGCAAGCTGCAGTGTTTGGGGAGTACACCTGGGAAGTGTTTGTTtactgctgggagctgcagttccacctcctgctgctgctgctgccctacctgctgctggctgggaacGTGggcttcttccttctctgctcccGGGCCAATCCTGGTAAGCTCCTCTGATCATGAGCTGTAGCTGTTTGAAAACAGGACCTAGCAAGTGTTACAAACACCGTGacttttactatttttcttgATTCTTTTGCAGGTATCATAACAAAATCAAACCATGCGTCCCTGGTTAAGATTTATGCCTATGATGGAGTGTTATTTCAGAAAGGCATCGTGTGTCCTACGTGCAACATGGAGAAGCCAGCCAGATCAAAACATTGCAGTAAGAATCTTGCCTTCCTTGATAAGTATAAAAGTCCTACTTTCCCAAATTAAATCTCCATCAATAACTGCAGTTCACACTACACCTGTTCTGTTCTCTAGTTCGATGCACACAGGTTTGTGTAGGTGTTACTGGACTCCCAAATCACAGCTGCTCTTTGCTCACCCATGgagctgttttgctgctgtttcttctcaGAAAGTGCCAGTTCCAAAGGTGTTTCCTGGGGTCAGGAACAGCCAAAAATTAGACACCTAgaagttaaatgaaaaatgttcacCTGTCAAGACCTGAGTTCAGGATTTTGTGCTTCTCTTGCAGAATTTGCTGTTTACATCTAAAAGAAATCTGGGGGCTACAATCTCTACCTTTCATATGCTTCGCtaggcagtgctgctggagaagccAGAGTTGTTGAGCTGCAGTTTTGGTgaataaaagaggaaatgagATAAAGGTCTTTGGGTTTAGTATTGGGGATTTTTACTATGAAATCAGTGTATTTGCTGAAAAAGCTACTGGCTAGATCATGACCACAATTCTTagatgcattttgtttttcagatgaaaaactATCCTAACGTAAATGAAGCTGATAACTTAAGAAAAGCACTAGTGCCTGTCTTGCCCCTCTCCCCGGGCAGGTCTCTGCGGGAGGTGCGTGCAGCGCTTCGATCACCACTGCGTCTGGCTCAACAACTGCATCGGTGCCGCCAACGCCGGGTACTTCTGCCTCTACCTCGGCTCCCtcagcgccgccgccgccgccgtcGCAGCCGTCACGGCAGCCCTGCTcacccagctggggctgctcttcAGGGCCGTGCACAGCACGTACATCGATGAGCAAGGGCACGAGCAGCCTGTTGAggttctcttcctccttcaggTAGGTGTGTGCTGCCcgggctgctgcaggcagaacCCTTTGTGTCCGTCCTTGCCTTCAGGAGTCGTGTCagtgcagctgctctggcaggcagGGCGTGGGCAGGCTGCAGGGTTTTTACCAGCTTCACACAGCTCATGAAGTTTAGGAAACTGCCCTTGcagaatacttaaaaaaatacgGGAATTCTCTCACAGCACTTCATTCCACTCTCCCattctttgtatttctgtcCCCAGGCTGCTTTCACTCAGCAGATCTGATCTTTATGGATGTGAATGACTTCACATTCCAATGACCATCTACTCGAGTAACTTTCAGGAGGCAGTTTACAATCCTTGAGATATCCTCACAGAGATGTTAAAGCAGGACCCTACTACCCTGGAATTCAGATACCTCCGTATTTTCTCTCATATGAACAAAGGGGGTGACATCGAGTCTCTCCAGCACTTGAGCTGTTTGCATTTCAATCCCCTCATCCCTTTCTGCAGTGTGGCACGGAGGTGATAAGTAGTAAATGCTTTATCTTTCCCTCATCCTAGACAACAGCTGTTTCAGCCTTGGACTCTTAATAGAGGGCTCTCAGTCAGGGAATGTTTGCCCATGTTTGAGCAGTGCCATTACCACTCCTCAGTGCTGGAGTTTAACTCCGAAAAGAGCTGCTCAAACTGTATCATGTCAGCAaagcctgaagttgcaccagatTGTAGTCTCTTCATTTGGCAATTTGTTTGGAGATGATCTgcattaatgatttttttgattaaaagcccaacaaaaaataaacaagcataAATCCAGTTTGAAATACAAACATTCAGAGAGAGATGGGTGTGGAAAATACTCCACAGATTAGCAAGGCTTGTGAGGAAATACATGTCTGGAGATCTCTGTGCTTAACTCAAAGATTCACTCAGGAATGGACCATCACTGAGCTGGATGGAGGATGGGGCTGTGGTCTTGTTTCTGGGGCCACGCAGTTCTGCTCAGCTGGTGTGCTGCAGTGCCACCTGCCTCCCTGGCATTTCATTCTCCAACTTTTTAACTAaggtattattttctttgtttgcagCACCTTTTCTTGACTTTCCCTAGGATTGTCTTCATGCTTGGTTTTGTTATTCTTCTCACCCTGGTGCTGGGTTCATACTGCTGCTTCTATCTCTACTTGGCCTTAACCAACCAAACTTCCAATGAATGGTGGAAGTCCAGAAGATATGGGTGGTCCCACCATCTAACACTGCAGCCTCATGACAGACAAGTTGTCtacaaaaacatttattctaAAGGAGTC carries:
- the ZDHHC4 gene encoding palmitoyltransferase ZDHHC4 isoform X2, encoding MDFLTLFLIYLCSVLAAVALLCVCSGRRGGFLTGRASQVLSFVIPTQLQSVTQRALHRLFHTRNCLFVVLHITLQAAVFGEYTWEVFVYCWELQFHLLLLLLPYLLLAGNVGFFLLCSRANPGIITKSNHASLVKIYAYDGVLFQKGIVCPTCNMEKPARSKHCSLCGRCVQRFDHHCVWLNNCIGAANAGYFCLYLGSLSAAAAAVAAVTAALLTQLGLLFRAVHSTYIDEQGHEQPVEVLFLLQDCLHAWFCYSSHPGAGFILLLLSLLGLNQPNFQ
- the ZDHHC4 gene encoding palmitoyltransferase ZDHHC4 isoform X1, which codes for MDFLTLFLIYLCSVLAAVALLCVCSGRRGGFLTGRASQVLSFVIPTQLQSVTQRALHRLFHTRNCLFVVLHITLQAAVFGEYTWEVFVYCWELQFHLLLLLLPYLLLAGNVGFFLLCSRANPGIITKSNHASLVKIYAYDGVLFQKGIVCPTCNMEKPARSKHCSLCGRCVQRFDHHCVWLNNCIGAANAGYFCLYLGSLSAAAAAVAAVTAALLTQLGLLFRAVHSTYIDEQGHEQPVEVLFLLQHLFLTFPRIVFMLGFVILLTLVLGSYCCFYLYLALTNQTSNEWWKSRRYGWSHHLTLQPHDRQVVYKNIYSKGVWKNLKEIFKPPPVLERKKKT